The window ATAAAAATTGGGTTGTGAGTCCCCAATTTTTTTGGTGTCCGTGATATTAAAATTGGCTCTTACTTCTGCTGTATCGTAAATATTTCCATTTATTAAAAACAACTCTCTTCCTGTTGCAGGGTCGATACCTATACTCTCGTATCCCAAGAACGCACTTGTGCTGGTGCCTACTTGTTGGGCGCGAGCTATTTCTGCATTAGAGAAAGTTGATCCAGACCCACTCAAGGAAAGCACCTTATTATTTAATGAAGCGGCATTAAGACTGGTCGACCAATTAAAATCAGTTTTAGCAAACCAGTCGACATTTAGGGAAAGCTCTAAGCCACGGTTGCGCATGGAGGCACCATTGATCTGAATGTTATTGTATCCAGATTCTGGTAATGCTGGACGTGAGGTAATCTGATCTTCAATTAGGTCGTTAAAGAATTCTAGAGTAGCCTTGAACGACTGATTAAAGTTCCAGTCAACACCTATATTGAACTTGTTATTTTTTTCCCAACCTAGTTCAGGATTGGGAGCTGTATCACTGGGCGTAGCTCTAAAAAACCCTCGATTGTAGCCTTGATCATCGATATCATACAGCCCTAGCGCTGCATAACTACCTATTCTTGAATTACCCGTGGTTCCATAACTCATACGCAACCTTAGAAAATCTGTAAATGATGAGGATTTTAAAAACTTTTCCTTAGAAAGCACCCAGCTTATTCCCGCTCCACCATTGTATGCTGTGTTGTTATCCTCTCCAAAAGCTGAGCTTTGATCTATCCTGAAGTTGATCAGTAAAAAATATTTCTTATCAAAGTCATAGTTGAATTGAGAAAACAATGAGCGTCCATAACGTTCTGAAGTATCTGATTCTCGATCAATTTCTGCTGCTAGTTCAATTGGCTGCGGTCTTTCAAAGTTTACGAAATCAGCAGCGCGGATATAACTAAATTCTACTTTCTCACCCCTGGTTTCCAATCCTGTTATAGCGGAAAATCCATGTTTCTCACTAAATATGTTTTCATAAGACAATGTCGTACTCCAGTTCCAGGATCGATTGTCACGTTCCCTGAGAATACGGCGACCAAATTCCCCATTGTTTGAGATACCACTACCATTAAGTCCAGAGAAGAACTTGTCTTCATCCTTGTTAGAATAGTCCGTTCCATAAAGCATGGTAATATTAAACTGGTCGCTAAATTTGTAATTTAGGTTCAAGCTTCCCAGTAGCGCAAAGGTTTTAGCTTCAGAAACATTTTGCTGCGCCACGGCAATTGGATTTCCTATGTTCGGGAACTGGGTAAACTCCCCATTTTCATTCCTTATGGGAATTGTTGGATCAACGGCAAAACTGTAAAGAGTATTTGGATTGTTTTTTGTAATCCACGACGGCGATAATTTGAGAGCAGCATTAAATTTGTCAGACACATAGTTGGTTGTAAAACTCGTGTTCCACTGCTGAAAGCTGTTATAGGCCTGGGCTTCCTGTCGGTCTTGGTATGTTACGCTTCCGCGAAAGCGTAATTCACGACTTCCTCCGGTTGCAGCTATGGAATATCTAGAAAAGGTTCCTGTCTCATTTAATTGTTCAAACCAGTCCGTATTCACTCCATTATAAGGCTTTACAGCACCAAGGTCACCATTATTGATATTGTAGAGGTTGCTAAGCTCATTAAACTGCTCACCGTTCATATACTGTATCTGGTTGAAGGCGTTAGTGAATCCACCTTGGATCGATGCATTGAGTTTGATCTTGCCTCTGGCTCCAGACTTGGTAGTAATAAGTATAACACCATTAGCAGCATCTGCTCCATACAAACCTACTGCTGCCGCATCCTTGAGTATTTCGATAGATTCGATATCCCTGATACCAACCCTCGCCAGCGGATTCAAAAAATTTTCTGAAAACCGACCAGTGCCAGCATCAAAAAAGTCATTGCCTTCTATACCTATTTCCTCTGTCAGGATAATTCCGTCCACGATAATTAGTGGTTGAGTGCTCGTGCCCACAACATTAGCATTCAAAGGTGTTAGTGATCCTTGACCACGAATATCAATAGATACGGGTTCACCTAGATTGGGATTGCTCGTAATTAGGACTCCAGCGACTTGACCTTCAAGAAGTTCGTCAATGCTCGTTGCTGGCTGTTCTGTGGCGAGATCGCTAGGTTTTACAGTCGAGATACTTCCTACTACTTCTTCCCGTCTTTTCTTAGTTCCATAGGATGAGGTGATGACAACGGCATCTAATGATTCAATATCTTGCTCTAGTACGATGTTAAAAGTTGATTTAGTACCTACAGTTACTTCTTTAGTTAAATACCCAATGGAGGAAAAAATTAGAACTGTATTGTTAATCTCGTTCGTTCGAATGACATAATTGAATTTTCCGTCAAAATCAGTGGTGGTTCCTTGATTTGCACCCTTTACCTGAATAGTTACTCCAAACAAAGGTGCTCCAGTGGCATCAGTCACACTTCCACTAATAGGACGCGTGGACTGCGCCCACAAGGCGAAAGATCCAAAAAAGAAAGCAACGAAAAATAATCGCATAAGGGCTTTTTGATTATAAGAAAGCTGCACGGAATTGTTACCCCTGCAGCTTTTATCGTTTTAAAATACCAACTGGTTTACTCTACGATCAACTTCATTTTAGTAGCAATACCGGTTTGCTGAAGCTCTACAAAATAGATTCCAGTGGTTAA of the Nonlabens marinus S1-08 genome contains:
- a CDS encoding SusC/RagA family TonB-linked outer membrane protein, giving the protein MRLFFVAFFFGSFALWAQSTRPISGSVTDATGAPLFGVTIQVKGANQGTTTDFDGKFNYVIRTNEINNTVLIFSSIGYLTKEVTVGTKSTFNIVLEQDIESLDAVVITSSYGTKKRREEVVGSISTVKPSDLATEQPATSIDELLEGQVAGVLITSNPNLGEPVSIDIRGQGSLTPLNANVVGTSTQPLIIVDGIILTEEIGIEGNDFFDAGTGRFSENFLNPLARVGIRDIESIEILKDAAAVGLYGADAANGVILITTKSGARGKIKLNASIQGGFTNAFNQIQYMNGEQFNELSNLYNINNGDLGAVKPYNGVNTDWFEQLNETGTFSRYSIAATGGSRELRFRGSVTYQDRQEAQAYNSFQQWNTSFTTNYVSDKFNAALKLSPSWITKNNPNTLYSFAVDPTIPIRNENGEFTQFPNIGNPIAVAQQNVSEAKTFALLGSLNLNYKFSDQFNITMLYGTDYSNKDEDKFFSGLNGSGISNNGEFGRRILRERDNRSWNWSTTLSYENIFSEKHGFSAITGLETRGEKVEFSYIRAADFVNFERPQPIELAAEIDRESDTSERYGRSLFSQFNYDFDKKYFLLINFRIDQSSAFGEDNNTAYNGGAGISWVLSKEKFLKSSSFTDFLRLRMSYGTTGNSRIGSYAALGLYDIDDQGYNRGFFRATPSDTAPNPELGWEKNNKFNIGVDWNFNQSFKATLEFFNDLIEDQITSRPALPESGYNNIQINGASMRNRGLELSLNVDWFAKTDFNWSTSLNAASLNNKVLSLSGSGSTFSNAEIARAQQVGTSTSAFLGYESIGIDPATGRELFLINGNIYDTAEVRANFNITDTKKIGDSQPNFYGGMRNNLSYKSFQLGIITSFTYGGDIRLDRNLVDGYNVLTNRNLNVNVFYDAWRAPGDLAANPAPTNTNTLVNSSRYIYDGSNFQLKSVTVSYDAPVEKWNLPVNSLSFNFNGSNLYYWYTDKRIEGRNGIAELTNVYPQQRTFSLGLNTTF